A region of Micromonospora sp. WMMD882 DNA encodes the following proteins:
- the paaE gene encoding 1,2-phenylacetyl-CoA epoxidase subunit PaaE yields the protein MTVTITRPARRRPVFHPLPVVAVDRLTDDAVAVSFAVPEELRAVFAFQAGQHLTVRRVADDGGEVRRSYSICSTPDDLARHGRLRIGVREVPGGAFSTFACGALRSGDTVDVLPPLGHFTSAFAPDRVRRYGAVVAGSGVTPVLALTATALAVEPASTVTLVYGNRTANTVMFAEELADLKDRYPTRLHLVHVLSREPGESPLLSGRIDADRLGRLLDSVVPGDRIDEWFLCGPYGMVVDAQAVLAQRGVPESAVRAELFHVDAPPAPPLRPADTPGAGAEVTIVLDGRASTFTMRPDERVLDAALKVRGELPYACKGGVCSTCRAKVVAGAVTMARNYALEPDEVAAGYVLTCQSSPTTDTLTVDYDA from the coding sequence GTGACCGTCACGATCACCAGGCCGGCCCGTCGCCGGCCGGTCTTCCATCCGCTGCCGGTCGTCGCCGTCGACCGGCTCACCGACGACGCCGTGGCGGTCAGCTTCGCCGTACCGGAGGAGCTGCGCGCCGTCTTCGCGTTCCAGGCCGGCCAGCATCTCACCGTACGCCGCGTGGCTGACGACGGCGGCGAGGTGCGGCGGTCGTACTCGATCTGCTCGACGCCCGACGACCTGGCCCGGCACGGGCGGCTGCGGATCGGCGTGCGGGAGGTCCCCGGCGGCGCGTTCTCCACCTTCGCCTGCGGGGCGCTGCGCTCCGGCGACACCGTCGACGTGCTGCCGCCGCTGGGGCATTTCACCTCGGCGTTCGCGCCGGACCGGGTCCGGCGTTACGGCGCGGTGGTGGCCGGGTCGGGCGTCACCCCGGTGCTCGCGCTGACCGCGACCGCCCTGGCCGTCGAGCCGGCCAGCACGGTGACCCTGGTGTACGGCAACCGTACGGCCAACACGGTGATGTTCGCCGAGGAGCTGGCGGACCTGAAGGACCGGTACCCGACCCGGCTGCACCTGGTGCACGTGCTGTCCCGGGAGCCGGGCGAGTCGCCGCTGCTCTCCGGGCGGATCGACGCCGACCGGCTGGGCCGGCTGCTGGACAGCGTCGTGCCCGGTGACCGGATCGACGAGTGGTTCCTCTGCGGCCCGTACGGGATGGTGGTCGACGCGCAGGCGGTGCTCGCCCAGCGGGGCGTGCCGGAGTCGGCGGTGCGCGCCGAGCTTTTCCACGTGGACGCGCCGCCGGCGCCGCCGCTGCGCCCGGCCGACACGCCGGGCGCCGGGGCGGAGGTGACCATCGTGCTGGACGGTCGGGCGTCCACCTTCACCATGCGCCCTGACGAGCGGGTGCTGGACGCCGCGCTGAAGGTCCGCGGCGAGCTGCCGTACGCGTGCAAGGGTGGGGTCTGCTCGACCTGCCGGGCGAAGGTCGTGGCCGGCGCGGTGACGATGGCCCGCAACTACGCGCTGGAGCCGGACGAGGTGGCCGCCGGTTACGTGCTGACCTGCCAGTCCAGTCCGACGACCGACACCCTCACCGTCGACTACGACGCCTGA
- the paaD gene encoding 1,2-phenylacetyl-CoA epoxidase subunit PaaD, with protein sequence MVTSEATATAVAAVAAVVDPEIRVLTIDDLGILRSVDEDPATGRITVTITPTYTGCPAMDVIRADIRRALAAAGHPDAEVRTVLRPAWSTDWISEAGRAKLAAAGVAPPAPTAGPGRVVALTLGVRCPRCGSPETEQISRFGSTACKALWRCRACREPFDHLKAL encoded by the coding sequence ATGGTGACGTCCGAGGCGACCGCGACGGCGGTGGCGGCGGTGGCGGCGGTGGTGGACCCGGAGATCCGGGTGCTCACCATCGACGACCTGGGCATCCTGCGGTCGGTCGACGAGGATCCGGCCACCGGGCGGATCACGGTCACCATCACCCCCACCTACACCGGCTGCCCGGCGATGGACGTGATCCGCGCCGACATCCGTCGGGCGCTCGCCGCCGCCGGTCACCCCGACGCCGAGGTCCGTACCGTCCTGCGCCCGGCCTGGAGCACCGACTGGATCTCCGAGGCGGGCCGGGCCAAGCTGGCCGCCGCGGGCGTCGCCCCGCCGGCCCCGACCGCCGGCCCCGGCCGCGTCGTCGCGCTGACCCTCGGCGTCCGCTGCCCACGGTGCGGGTCACCGGAGACCGAGCAGATCAGCCGGTTCGGCTCGACCGCCTGCAAGGCGCTGTGGCGGTGCCGGGCCTGCCGGGAACCCTTCGACCACCTGAAGGCGCTGTGA
- the paaC gene encoding 1,2-phenylacetyl-CoA epoxidase subunit PaaC: protein MNDDLFRYALRLGDDALIAAQRLAGWATRAPEMEEDVALANIALDQLGAARLLLTYAGELEGAGRDEDALAYLRDDREFRNCLLVELPNGDFAVTMAKLLFLAAYQRSTYGSLVTSTDERLAAIAEKTRKEVAYHLDHAALWVRRLGDGTEESHRRMQAAVDEIWPYTHELFAADETTARLAAAGLVAAPVSYRGQWLETVEEVLADATLTRPADGWGPSGGRDGVHTEHLSYLLAEMQVLHRAHPGATW from the coding sequence GTGAACGACGACCTCTTCCGGTACGCGCTGCGGCTCGGCGACGACGCCCTGATCGCCGCGCAGCGGCTGGCCGGGTGGGCGACCCGCGCTCCGGAGATGGAGGAGGACGTCGCGCTGGCCAACATCGCCCTCGACCAGCTCGGCGCGGCCCGCCTGCTGCTGACGTACGCGGGCGAGCTGGAGGGGGCCGGGCGGGACGAGGACGCCCTGGCCTACCTGCGCGACGACCGGGAGTTCCGCAACTGCCTCCTGGTGGAGCTGCCCAACGGCGACTTCGCGGTGACCATGGCGAAGCTGCTCTTCCTCGCCGCCTACCAGCGGTCGACCTACGGGTCGCTGGTGACGTCCACCGACGAGCGGCTGGCCGCGATCGCGGAGAAGACCCGCAAGGAGGTCGCCTACCATCTCGACCACGCCGCGCTCTGGGTGCGCCGGCTCGGCGACGGCACCGAGGAATCGCACCGGCGGATGCAGGCGGCGGTGGACGAGATCTGGCCGTACACGCACGAGCTGTTCGCCGCCGACGAGACGACCGCCCGGCTGGCGGCGGCCGGGCTGGTCGCCGCCCCGGTCAGCTACCGGGGGCAGTGGCTGGAGACGGTCGAGGAGGTGCTCGCCGACGCCACGCTGACCCGCCCGGCCGACGGCTGGGGGCCGTCCGGGGGCCGCGACGGCGTGCACACCGAACACCTGTCGTACCTGCTGGCCGAGATGCAGGTGCTGCACCGCGCCCACCCGGGGGCGACATGGTGA
- the paaB gene encoding 1,2-phenylacetyl-CoA epoxidase subunit PaaB gives MSREELSPLWEVFVRARRGLSHTHVGSLHAPDAELALRNARDLYTRRQEGVSIWVVPAAAITASSPDEKDAFFDPAADKVYRHPTFYEVPDGVAHL, from the coding sequence ATGAGCCGCGAGGAGCTGTCGCCGCTGTGGGAGGTCTTCGTGCGGGCCCGGCGCGGGCTGTCGCACACCCACGTCGGCAGCCTGCACGCCCCCGACGCCGAGCTGGCCCTGCGCAACGCGCGGGACCTCTACACCCGGCGGCAGGAGGGCGTGTCGATCTGGGTGGTGCCGGCCGCCGCGATCACCGCGTCCAGCCCGGACGAGAAGGACGCCTTCTTCGACCCGGCGGCCGACAAGGTCTACCGCCACCCCACCTTCTACGAGGTGCCGGACGGGGTGGCCCACCTGTGA
- the paaA gene encoding 1,2-phenylacetyl-CoA epoxidase subunit PaaA yields the protein MYGNDFPNPDETPGGGLLDQVEAAEAALREAAARGRPDAGPVGGADPAAYFAEVIGADQKIEPRDWMPEAYRRTLIRQIAQHAHSEIIGMQPEGNWISRAPSLKRKAILLAKVQDEAGHGLYLYSAAETLGISRDELVQLLLDGRQKYSSIFNYPTLTWADVGAIGWLVDGAAIVNQVPLCRCSYGPYARAMIRVCKEESFHQRQGYEILHTLAHGTGAQRAMAQDAVDRWWYPSLAMFGPPDGDSTHSAQSMAWKIKRFSNDELRQRFVDMCVGQAEALGLTLPDPDLRWNDERQAYDYTQPDYAELLRVIKGDGPCNRERITHRRAAHAEGAWVREAATAYAAKQAARQRELVA from the coding sequence GTGTACGGCAACGACTTTCCGAACCCGGACGAGACGCCCGGCGGCGGCCTGCTCGATCAGGTCGAGGCGGCGGAGGCGGCCCTGCGGGAGGCCGCCGCCCGTGGCCGACCCGACGCCGGGCCGGTGGGCGGGGCCGACCCGGCGGCGTACTTCGCCGAGGTGATCGGCGCCGACCAGAAGATCGAGCCCCGCGACTGGATGCCGGAGGCGTACCGCAGGACGCTGATCCGGCAGATCGCCCAGCACGCCCACTCCGAGATCATCGGCATGCAGCCGGAGGGGAACTGGATCAGCCGCGCCCCCTCGCTCAAACGCAAGGCGATCCTGCTCGCCAAGGTGCAGGACGAGGCCGGGCACGGGCTCTACCTCTACTCCGCCGCGGAGACCCTCGGCATCAGCCGGGACGAGCTGGTCCAGCTCCTGCTCGACGGTCGGCAGAAGTACAGCTCGATCTTCAACTACCCCACCCTGACCTGGGCCGACGTCGGCGCGATCGGCTGGCTGGTGGACGGCGCGGCGATCGTCAACCAGGTCCCGCTGTGCCGCTGCTCGTACGGGCCGTACGCGCGGGCGATGATCCGGGTCTGCAAGGAGGAGTCGTTCCACCAGCGGCAGGGCTACGAGATCCTGCACACCCTGGCGCACGGCACCGGGGCGCAGCGGGCGATGGCCCAGGACGCGGTGGACCGCTGGTGGTACCCGTCGCTGGCGATGTTCGGCCCGCCGGACGGTGACTCCACCCACTCCGCGCAGTCGATGGCCTGGAAGATCAAACGGTTCTCCAACGACGAGCTGCGGCAGCGCTTCGTCGACATGTGCGTCGGCCAGGCCGAGGCCCTCGGCCTCACCCTGCCCGACCCCGACCTGCGGTGGAACGACGAGCGGCAGGCGTACGACTACACCCAGCCCGACTACGCGGAGCTGCTGCGGGTGATCAAGGGCGACGGCCCGTGCAACCGGGAGCGGATCACCCACCGCCGCGCCGCCCACGCCGAGGGCGCCTGGGTCCGTGAGGCCGCCACCGCCTACGCCGCCAAGCAGGCGGCCCGCCAGCGGGAGTTGGTCGCATGA
- a CDS encoding menaquinone biosynthesis protein, translating to MDDRVARPRVGHIQFLNCLPIYWGLMRSGALIDVDLHKDSPDRLSAALVAGDLDIGPISHVEYLRHADEMLLLSDLAVGSDGPVLSVNVVSTRPLAELDGRRVALGSTSRTGVLLAQLLLAQRYGVRPEYFRCPPDLTQMLLEADAGVLIGDVALRALYEAPRRGLAVTDLGQAWQEWTGLPMVFAVWAVRRDFAAAHPGLVKGVHEAFLRSRDLCLAELDEVAASAARWEPFDAATLASYFRALDFSLGSRQVAGLREFARRAAEAGEAPALPAGGPEFFTG from the coding sequence ATGGACGACCGCGTCGCGCGCCCCCGGGTCGGGCACATCCAGTTCCTCAACTGCCTGCCGATCTACTGGGGGCTGATGCGGTCCGGCGCGCTGATCGACGTCGACCTGCACAAGGACTCGCCGGACCGGCTCAGCGCCGCCCTCGTCGCCGGTGACCTGGACATCGGCCCGATCTCGCACGTCGAGTACCTGCGGCACGCCGACGAGATGCTGCTCCTGTCCGACCTGGCGGTGGGCAGCGACGGCCCGGTGCTCTCGGTGAACGTGGTGTCGACCCGGCCGTTGGCGGAGCTGGACGGGCGGCGGGTGGCGCTGGGCTCCACGTCCCGTACCGGTGTGCTGCTGGCGCAACTGCTGCTCGCGCAGCGGTACGGCGTCCGCCCGGAGTACTTCCGCTGCCCGCCGGATCTGACCCAGATGCTGCTGGAGGCGGACGCCGGGGTGTTGATCGGCGACGTGGCGCTGCGGGCCCTGTACGAGGCGCCGCGTCGCGGCCTGGCCGTGACCGACCTGGGGCAGGCCTGGCAGGAGTGGACCGGCCTGCCCATGGTGTTCGCCGTCTGGGCGGTCCGTCGGGACTTCGCCGCCGCCCATCCCGGCCTGGTCAAGGGGGTGCACGAGGCGTTCCTGCGCTCGCGGGACCTCTGCCTGGCCGAGCTGGACGAGGTGGCCGCGTCGGCGGCCCGCTGGGAGCCGTTCGACGCGGCGACCCTGGCGTCGTACTTCCGGGCGCTGGACTTCTCGCTCGGCTCCCGCCAGGTGGCGGGGTTGCGGGAGTTCGCCCGCCGGGCCGCCGAGGCGGGTGAGGCGCCCGCGCTGCCGGCCGGCGGTCCGGAGTTCTTCACCGGCTGA
- a CDS encoding ATP-binding domain-containing protein, with protein MILHAPTSLADELAAEQAHLDASRQALRRMRERAETLFAGGDKVAGDAYTAEQLGRHMARRVAELADDPSTPLFFGRLDFGPAAPAPGSAAGSAPGSAAGSDAVEVEHAGHAYHVGRRHVTDEAGEPMVLDWRAPVSRSFYRASARDPQGVAVRRRFGFSGGALTSFEDERLDRGEELGTASRILTAEIERPRVGPMRDIVATIQPEQDELVRADLADSICVQGAPGTGKTAVGLHRAAYLLYLHRERLRRSGVLVVGPNRAFLSYIAAVLPALGEVEVEQATVEDLVGRVTVRAVDDPAVAALKHDVRMAEVLRRAVESHIGEPTEPIMVSDGSYRWRIGLDPLRRLVTETRRERLPYAVGRDRVRARVVGLLQRQAEARRAESPGDAWLRRMGKSRPVTAFLDTVWPAVTPEGLVHRLLADPELLATAADGLLTPAEQARLTWAKPARTAKATKWSAADAVLVDEAAGLVDRPTGFGHVVVDEAQDLSPMQCRAIARRSEHGSVTLLGDLAQGTAPWAATDWRESLAHLGKPDAAVVPLTVGFRVPAVVVAFANRLLPALAVDVPPAESLRRDGALDVRTVDDLTAATVAEVRAALAHDGSVGVIVADDAVAGLRAALTAADVVTGDPDAPDPATRVTVVPATLVKGLEYDHVVVVEPAAVVAAEPRGLHRLYVALTRAVSRLTVLHTTPLPAPLARME; from the coding sequence ATGATCCTGCACGCCCCCACGTCCCTGGCGGACGAGCTCGCCGCCGAACAGGCGCACCTGGACGCGTCCCGGCAGGCCCTGCGCCGGATGCGCGAACGGGCCGAGACCCTGTTCGCCGGCGGCGACAAGGTCGCCGGTGACGCGTACACCGCCGAGCAGTTGGGCCGGCACATGGCCCGCCGGGTCGCCGAGCTCGCCGACGACCCGAGCACGCCGCTCTTCTTCGGCCGACTGGACTTCGGCCCGGCCGCGCCCGCCCCCGGGTCCGCCGCCGGGTCCGCGCCCGGGTCCGCCGCCGGGTCCGACGCGGTCGAGGTCGAGCACGCCGGTCACGCGTACCACGTGGGGCGGCGGCACGTCACCGACGAGGCGGGCGAGCCGATGGTGCTGGACTGGCGGGCGCCGGTCTCCCGGTCGTTCTACCGGGCCAGCGCCCGGGACCCGCAGGGCGTCGCCGTGCGGCGGCGGTTCGGGTTCAGCGGCGGCGCGCTCACCAGCTTCGAGGACGAACGCCTCGACCGGGGCGAGGAGCTCGGCACGGCCAGCCGGATCCTCACCGCCGAGATCGAACGGCCCCGCGTCGGGCCGATGCGGGACATCGTCGCCACCATCCAACCCGAGCAGGACGAGCTGGTCCGCGCCGACCTGGCCGATTCGATCTGCGTACAGGGCGCCCCCGGCACCGGCAAGACGGCGGTCGGGCTGCACCGGGCCGCGTACCTGCTCTACCTGCACCGGGAACGGTTGCGCCGCTCCGGGGTGCTGGTCGTGGGGCCGAACCGGGCGTTCCTGTCGTACATCGCGGCGGTGCTGCCGGCGCTCGGCGAGGTCGAGGTGGAGCAGGCCACCGTGGAGGACCTGGTCGGCCGGGTCACCGTCCGGGCGGTGGACGACCCGGCGGTGGCGGCGCTCAAACACGACGTCCGGATGGCGGAGGTGCTGCGTCGGGCGGTCGAGTCGCACATCGGCGAGCCCACCGAGCCGATCATGGTGTCCGACGGGTCGTACCGCTGGCGGATCGGGCTGGACCCGCTGCGCCGGCTGGTCACCGAGACCCGCCGGGAACGGCTGCCGTACGCCGTCGGGCGGGACCGGGTCCGGGCCCGGGTGGTGGGGCTGCTGCAACGGCAGGCCGAGGCCCGGCGGGCGGAGTCCCCCGGGGACGCCTGGCTGCGCCGGATGGGGAAGTCCCGGCCGGTCACCGCGTTCCTCGACACGGTCTGGCCGGCGGTCACCCCGGAGGGCCTGGTCCACCGGCTGCTCGCCGACCCGGAGCTGCTGGCCACCGCCGCCGACGGTCTGCTCACCCCCGCCGAGCAGGCCCGGCTGACCTGGGCGAAGCCGGCCCGTACGGCGAAGGCCACGAAGTGGAGCGCGGCGGACGCGGTGCTGGTCGACGAGGCGGCCGGGCTGGTCGACCGGCCCACCGGCTTCGGGCACGTGGTGGTGGACGAGGCGCAGGACCTCTCCCCGATGCAGTGCCGGGCCATCGCCCGGCGCAGCGAGCACGGCTCGGTCACCCTGCTCGGGGACCTGGCGCAGGGCACCGCCCCGTGGGCCGCGACCGACTGGCGGGAAAGCCTGGCCCACCTTGGCAAACCGGATGCCGCGGTGGTGCCGTTGACGGTCGGTTTCCGGGTGCCGGCGGTGGTGGTCGCGTTCGCCAACCGGCTGCTTCCGGCGCTCGCCGTGGACGTGCCGCCGGCCGAGTCGCTCCGCCGGGACGGCGCGCTCGACGTCCGTACCGTGGACGATCTGACGGCGGCGACGGTCGCCGAGGTCCGGGCCGCGCTGGCCCACGACGGCTCGGTCGGGGTGATCGTGGCCGACGACGCGGTGGCCGGCCTGCGCGCCGCGCTGACCGCGGCCGACGTGGTCACCGGCGACCCCGACGCCCCGGACCCGGCGACCCGGGTGACCGTCGTCCCGGCCACCCTGGTCAAGGGCCTGGAGTACGACCACGTGGTGGTTGTCGAGCCGGCGGCCGTGGTGGCCGCCGAGCCCCGTGGCCTGCACCGTCTCTACGTGGCGCTGACCCGGGCCGTCTCCCGGCTCACCGTGCTGCACACCACCCCGCTGCCCGCCCCACTTGCCCGAATGGAGTAG
- a CDS encoding AAA family ATPase, whose product MALAFVGRPRLVLLDEPTTGLDVEARRTLWDGIRHFHDEGGTVLLTSHYLEEIEALARRVVVIGQGRVLADDTVGAVRDVVGIRRVSFAADELPELPGVVGAERAEGRVRLLTADADQLVRDLVGAGVPFRELEVRPTSLEEAFLTITATHGGAASATHGGAASATDGGGTAHAGADGRPAAV is encoded by the coding sequence GTGGCGTTGGCCTTCGTCGGCCGACCCCGGCTGGTGCTGCTGGACGAGCCCACCACCGGCCTCGACGTGGAGGCCCGGCGCACCCTCTGGGACGGCATCCGCCACTTCCACGACGAGGGCGGCACCGTGCTGCTGACCAGCCACTACCTGGAGGAGATCGAGGCGCTGGCGCGTCGGGTGGTGGTGATCGGGCAGGGCCGGGTGCTCGCCGACGACACCGTCGGGGCGGTCCGGGACGTGGTGGGCATCCGCCGGGTCAGCTTCGCCGCCGACGAGCTGCCCGAGCTGCCCGGCGTGGTGGGCGCCGAACGCGCCGAGGGTCGCGTGCGCCTGCTCACCGCCGACGCCGACCAGCTCGTCCGGGACCTGGTCGGCGCCGGCGTCCCCTTCCGGGAGCTGGAGGTCCGCCCCACCTCACTGGAGGAGGCGTTCCTCACCATCACCGCCACCCACGGCGGAGCCGCCAGCGCCACCCACGGCGGAGCCGCCAGCGCCACCGACGGTGGTGGGACCGCCCACGCCGGCGCCGACGGCCGACCGGCCGCTGTCTGA
- a CDS encoding ABC transporter permease — MRLALVHARYQLLEIIRIPVAVVGNAFFPAAAMLFFVVPFAGDDPTAATYATASMVTFAVMSANIFQYGIGVAEDRAQPWEPYTRTLPAGPLPRFAGRVLAGLLMTLLSLVPVVVIAAVATEARISLPGFGAAIATILLVAVPFALLGLAIGYALPSKAAIVVAQVIFFPLAFGGGLLSAPGSAPGFVEAVAPYLPTRGAVELMWAAVGDFRPAPLSLVMLAVWVVVLGTLAAWAYRRDEGRRFH, encoded by the coding sequence GTGCGACTGGCCCTGGTACACGCCCGATACCAGCTTTTGGAGATCATCCGCATTCCGGTGGCGGTGGTCGGCAACGCGTTCTTCCCGGCCGCCGCGATGCTCTTCTTCGTGGTGCCGTTCGCCGGGGACGATCCGACGGCAGCGACCTACGCCACCGCGTCGATGGTGACCTTCGCGGTGATGAGCGCCAACATCTTCCAGTACGGCATCGGCGTCGCCGAGGACCGGGCGCAGCCCTGGGAGCCGTACACCCGGACCCTGCCGGCAGGGCCGCTGCCGCGCTTCGCCGGACGCGTGCTGGCCGGGCTGCTGATGACGCTGCTGTCCCTGGTCCCGGTGGTGGTGATCGCGGCGGTGGCCACCGAGGCGCGGATCAGCCTGCCCGGCTTCGGCGCGGCCATCGCGACGATCCTCCTGGTCGCCGTGCCGTTCGCGCTGCTCGGCCTCGCGATCGGGTACGCGCTGCCGAGCAAGGCGGCGATCGTGGTCGCACAGGTGATCTTCTTCCCGTTGGCGTTCGGCGGTGGGCTGCTCTCCGCGCCCGGGTCGGCGCCGGGCTTCGTCGAGGCGGTCGCGCCGTACCTGCCGACCCGGGGCGCGGTCGAGCTGATGTGGGCGGCCGTCGGCGACTTCCGACCCGCCCCGCTCTCGCTGGTCATGCTGGCGGTCTGGGTGGTGGTGCTGGGGACGCTCGCCGCGTGGGCGTACCGCCGGGACGAGGGCCGCCGCTTCCACTGA
- a CDS encoding VOC family protein, whose translation MGTVPPGTPCWTDLATPDLADARRFYPELFGWTTHEMPQPEAGGYTVFRKDGHAVAAAGPPAAPDQVPIWSTYVATDDADLVAGRVTAAGGQVFVPPFEIFDQGRMAVFSDPAGAALSVWQPMTMPGAELLGVPGAMAWNELVTPDPEGAKVFYELVFGWQPEDQPVDDVPYTGWRLGDRVVAGMMPPLGDGFPADLPAYWSVYFAVEDADDTVDRAVRLGGDVLVPPRDSASGRWAALRDPQGALFSVLTPTPASPPPSSAIQGRSSFREIN comes from the coding sequence GTGGGTACCGTCCCGCCCGGCACACCGTGCTGGACCGACCTGGCCACCCCGGACCTCGCGGACGCGCGACGCTTCTACCCGGAGCTGTTCGGCTGGACGACGCACGAGATGCCGCAGCCCGAGGCGGGCGGCTACACGGTCTTCCGGAAGGACGGGCACGCGGTCGCCGCGGCCGGGCCGCCGGCCGCCCCGGACCAGGTGCCGATCTGGTCGACGTACGTGGCCACGGACGACGCGGACCTGGTCGCGGGCCGGGTCACCGCCGCCGGCGGGCAGGTCTTCGTGCCCCCGTTCGAGATCTTCGACCAGGGGCGGATGGCGGTCTTCTCCGACCCGGCCGGCGCCGCCCTCTCCGTCTGGCAGCCGATGACGATGCCCGGCGCGGAGTTGCTCGGCGTTCCCGGCGCGATGGCGTGGAACGAGCTGGTCACCCCCGACCCGGAGGGCGCGAAGGTCTTCTACGAGCTGGTCTTCGGCTGGCAACCGGAGGACCAGCCCGTCGACGACGTCCCGTACACCGGTTGGCGGCTCGGTGACCGGGTCGTCGCCGGGATGATGCCGCCGCTCGGTGACGGATTCCCGGCCGACCTGCCGGCCTACTGGTCGGTCTACTTCGCGGTGGAGGACGCCGACGACACCGTCGACCGGGCCGTCCGGCTGGGCGGCGACGTGCTGGTCCCGCCGCGCGACAGCGCCTCCGGCCGCTGGGCCGCCCTCCGCGACCCCCAGGGCGCCCTCTTCTCCGTCCTCACCCCCACCCCTGCCTCACCCCCACCCAGCTCCGCGATCCAGGGCAGATCGTCGTTCAGGGAGATCAACTAA
- a CDS encoding ABC transporter ATP-binding protein, with protein MTGPAVEVRDLHVRLDRTPILTGVDLTVAVGEWVTVIGPNGAGKSTLLRAVGGLLPASGDVALFGTPTRALPRRERARVVATVAQSPVVPAGMSVLDYVLLGRTPYIAPLGRESAVDLAVTHEVLAQLDLTGFAHRELATLSGGERQRVFLARALAQGATLLLLDEPTSALDIGHQQEVLELVDQLRHTHGLTVLATMHDLTVAGEYADRLVLLAEGRVVATGTPREVFTEELLATHYRAQVRVIDTPHGPLILPTRPTPPHRSREDRR; from the coding sequence GTGACGGGGCCCGCCGTCGAGGTGCGTGACCTGCACGTCCGCCTGGACCGCACGCCGATCCTGACCGGCGTGGACCTCACCGTCGCCGTCGGCGAGTGGGTCACCGTGATCGGCCCGAACGGCGCGGGCAAGTCGACCCTGCTGCGCGCCGTCGGCGGCCTGCTGCCCGCGTCCGGCGACGTCGCCCTCTTCGGTACGCCGACCAGGGCGCTGCCCCGCCGCGAGCGGGCCCGCGTGGTCGCCACCGTCGCCCAGTCCCCGGTCGTCCCGGCCGGCATGTCGGTGCTGGACTACGTGCTGCTCGGCCGGACCCCGTACATCGCGCCGCTGGGGCGGGAGTCCGCCGTCGACCTGGCCGTGACGCACGAGGTGCTGGCGCAGCTCGACCTGACCGGCTTCGCCCACCGGGAGCTGGCCACCCTCTCCGGGGGCGAACGGCAGCGGGTCTTCCTGGCCCGGGCGCTGGCGCAGGGGGCGACGCTGCTGCTGCTCGACGAGCCGACCAGCGCCCTGGACATCGGTCACCAGCAGGAGGTGCTGGAACTGGTCGACCAGCTCCGGCACACGCACGGACTGACCGTCCTGGCGACCATGCACGACCTGACCGTGGCCGGCGAGTACGCCGACCGCCTGGTGCTGCTCGCCGAGGGCCGGGTGGTCGCCACCGGCACCCCTCGTGAGGTGTTCACCGAGGAGCTTCTCGCCACCCACTACCGCGCCCAGGTCCGCGTCATCGACACCCCCCACGGCCCCCTGATCCTCCCCACCCGCCCCACCCCACCTCATCGATCCAGGGAAGATCGTCGTTAG